One stretch of Pedobacter riviphilus DNA includes these proteins:
- a CDS encoding DUF4959 domain-containing protein, producing MKSKKIINYLLLFTLVSALFSCKEEELGGPTTHDGAVPQMVSNIQVENLSGKARITYKLPNDKNLLYVKAVFKLANGTNFEAKSSFYKDTVVVEGFADTLEHQVSLYSVSRSEVLSQPTIVKVKPLEAPFRKVFKSIQVINAFGGYNLAATNPTRDNISIMVMKKNVFKQFEVDNFRSIFTRTDVILSKIRGLDTARQELAIFVKDKWGNSSDTLYKTINPIFEAKLNPSLFRALVLPGDAPQVTNGAALVYAWDGRLGWPYTSFTHQINGGNGPHMISFDTGVSAKLSRVWIRPFPEGTRYYYLSTMKRFEIYGSSNPNLNGALDSSWILLGSYEVKKPSGLPYGNDNAEDQATAAAGFSWDIDLTAPKVRYLRVRCLENWAGGTAQSINEIEVYGAVQ from the coding sequence ATGAAATCAAAGAAAATAATAAATTACTTATTGCTGTTTACATTGGTATCCGCACTGTTTTCCTGTAAAGAGGAAGAACTTGGTGGGCCCACAACGCATGACGGAGCTGTTCCTCAAATGGTAAGCAACATTCAGGTTGAAAATCTGAGTGGTAAAGCGAGAATTACCTATAAACTGCCAAATGACAAGAATTTATTATATGTCAAAGCAGTTTTTAAGTTAGCCAACGGAACTAATTTTGAAGCCAAATCATCCTTTTATAAAGATACCGTTGTAGTTGAAGGATTTGCTGATACCCTGGAGCATCAGGTCTCACTGTATTCTGTGAGTAGGAGCGAGGTACTTTCGCAACCAACTATCGTAAAAGTAAAACCTCTTGAAGCCCCATTCCGGAAAGTATTTAAGAGCATCCAGGTTATCAATGCCTTTGGTGGATATAATCTGGCGGCTACAAATCCAACACGTGATAATATTTCGATAATGGTAATGAAGAAGAATGTTTTTAAGCAGTTTGAAGTGGACAATTTCAGGAGCATATTTACCCGTACCGACGTAATTTTATCTAAAATTAGAGGGCTTGATACCGCAAGGCAGGAATTGGCAATTTTTGTTAAAGACAAATGGGGGAACAGTTCTGATACACTTTACAAAACAATAAATCCGATATTTGAAGCTAAACTTAATCCTTCACTTTTCCGGGCTTTGGTATTACCTGGCGATGCTCCACAGGTTACTAATGGCGCCGCATTGGTTTATGCCTGGGATGGTAGGCTCGGATGGCCTTATACAAGTTTTACCCATCAGATTAATGGCGGTAACGGGCCACATATGATCAGCTTTGATACTGGTGTTTCGGCAAAATTAAGCCGTGTCTGGATTCGCCCCTTCCCTGAAGGAACAAGGTATTACTACCTCTCTACAATGAAAAGGTTCGAAATATACGGTTCTAGTAATCCAAATCTAAACGGAGCTTTAGACTCAAGCTGGATTCTTTTGGGTAGCTACGAAGTGAAAAAACCTTCTGGACTGCCTTATGGAAATGATAATGCAGAAGATCAGGCCACTGCAGCGGCTGGTTTTAGTTGGGATATTGATCTGACTGCGCCTAAAGTGCGCTATCTAAGGGTCAGATGTCTGGAGAACTGGGCAGGCGGAACCGCACAAAGTATCAATGAAATAGAGGTTTATGGTGCAGTACAATAA
- a CDS encoding TolC family protein, whose product MSRISLFYFSLLLFISLSIGVSAQTLSLKQAVNTALNNYGTIKAKDDYANASKLSIQQAKREYLPNFSLSAQQDYGTINGQNGPQYGLGGLGTASSGPALGKQNWNAAFGGLYLANVNWDFFTFGKIKERIKIADATYQRDKNDLEQEKFQQEIRVSAAYLNLLAAQRLSKSQQKNLDRAVTFKNTAVIRAKNGLIAGVDSSLAKAEVSNAKIALTKAKDLEQEQANRLGVLMGLTATSYELDTTSITRIPGNLLEDTVIKSSHPLLKFYQNRVDVSQQQVNYFKKLYYPTFTFFGVMQGKGSGFSSGYALDQTAYSTSYADGINPTRGNYLIGIGMTWNLSTLLKNRPQVRAQEYISQGLKEEYNLVDQQLKAQLTLAETKLANALANYREAPIQVKAASDAYLQKSTLYRNGLTTLVDLTQALFTLNRAETDRDIAFTNVWQALLLKSAALGNYDIFINEF is encoded by the coding sequence ATGTCTCGTATATCTTTATTTTATTTTTCGTTACTATTATTTATCAGTCTATCCATCGGCGTAAGTGCACAAACGCTTAGCCTTAAGCAAGCTGTTAATACTGCATTAAACAATTATGGCACTATTAAGGCCAAAGATGATTACGCCAATGCATCAAAATTATCTATCCAACAGGCTAAAAGAGAGTATCTACCAAACTTCAGTTTAAGTGCCCAACAAGATTATGGTACCATTAACGGCCAAAACGGACCACAATATGGACTTGGTGGTTTGGGAACGGCTTCCTCTGGTCCTGCTTTAGGCAAACAAAACTGGAATGCCGCCTTTGGCGGACTCTATCTGGCTAATGTAAACTGGGATTTCTTCACTTTTGGAAAAATCAAAGAGCGCATTAAAATTGCTGATGCTACTTACCAAAGAGATAAAAACGACCTGGAACAGGAAAAATTCCAGCAGGAAATCCGTGTTTCTGCAGCATATTTAAATTTGCTGGCTGCACAAAGGTTAAGCAAATCGCAACAGAAAAATCTCGATCGCGCTGTTACTTTTAAAAATACGGCCGTCATCAGAGCCAAAAACGGATTAATTGCCGGGGTAGATTCGTCATTAGCAAAAGCCGAAGTTTCTAATGCTAAAATCGCACTAACAAAAGCCAAAGACCTGGAACAGGAACAAGCCAACCGTTTGGGCGTTTTAATGGGATTAACCGCAACCTCTTACGAGCTAGATACCACCTCAATTACCCGTATCCCTGGCAATCTGCTCGAAGATACGGTGATCAAAAGCTCACATCCACTGTTAAAGTTTTATCAAAACCGTGTTGATGTTAGCCAGCAACAGGTTAATTATTTCAAAAAATTATATTACCCAACGTTTACCTTTTTTGGGGTAATGCAGGGTAAAGGTTCGGGTTTTAGTTCTGGTTATGCCTTAGATCAAACTGCTTATTCTACCAGTTATGCCGATGGAATAAACCCCACGCGCGGAAACTATTTGATTGGCATAGGAATGACCTGGAATCTATCTACATTGCTAAAAAACCGTCCGCAAGTTCGTGCACAGGAATACATTAGCCAAGGCTTAAAGGAAGAATACAACCTTGTTGATCAGCAACTTAAAGCACAATTAACACTTGCAGAAACTAAATTAGCCAACGCTTTGGCCAATTACAGGGAAGCGCCTATCCAGGTAAAGGCAGCATCGGATGCTTATCTACAAAAAAGCACACTGTACAGAAACGGGCTCACTACATTGGTAGATCTTACGCAGGCGCTTTTTACCTTAAACCGTGCAGAAACCGACCGGGATATTGCCTTTACCAATGTTTGGCAGGCCTTATTGCTCAAATCGGCTGCATTGGGCAATTACGACATATTTATCAACGAATTTTAA
- a CDS encoding CPCC family cysteine-rich protein produces the protein MNAENKIKCACCDFYTIEKDAISMICPVCFWQKDFYQEAHIDDDGGPNSVSLREAKVNFKSFGAKESRVLDFVRPPEKDEIGEWSDLKKKRD, from the coding sequence ATGAATGCAGAAAATAAAATTAAATGTGCTTGTTGCGATTTTTATACAATCGAGAAGGATGCGATTTCAATGATCTGCCCGGTTTGTTTTTGGCAAAAAGATTTTTATCAAGAGGCGCATATTGATGATGACGGCGGCCCGAATTCAGTCTCTTTGCGAGAAGCAAAAGTGAATTTTAAGTCTTTTGGGGCTAAAGAGAGCAGGGTTTTAGATTTTGTAAGACCACCTGAAAAAGATGAGATTGGAGAATGGAGTGACTTAAAAAAGAAAAGGGATTGA
- a CDS encoding RagB/SusD family nutrient uptake outer membrane protein: protein MNKKKILALAVVFTVLCSITSCKKYLDIVPDNVAVIENAFKLRIEAEKYLFTCYSYLPKNGDGWFNAGMMSGDEIWLPQADRAHWHPAFQIAQGEQNRSRPLFNEWGGDLKGGDGRYNYLMMFRAIRHCNIFLQNIKDPTKAPDLGIAERERWIGEVEFLKAYYHYYLMRMYGPIPLIDINAPESSDPEGLYYKRAPIDETVNYLSALLDAATEKLPQRISDENKELGRITKPIALAVKAKLLLMAASPLFNGNSDYAGFKDKDNTTFFNPVFDLKKWEKARDAAKAAIASAELNGSALYTYTNDSYGLSPETKTQLNIRNSVTTRWSAEHVWALSNSYFVNEALCMPPMAGIANVDRFQLQGVWGAPLKIAKMFYSKNGVPIDEDKTLDFANYMQTRVATTAERFTIEPGFATARLNYDREPRFYADLGFDGSKWYMKDATSTSSDINSVYVQSKNAERSGFGHFTNWNETGYFIKKLVHWESTTNTNNAPSWKTYPWPEIRLADLYLMYAETLNEVEPGSATAISYVDRVRTRAGLKGVVESWTNYSKSPSKYTSQAGLREIIRRERLIELAFEGQRFWDLRRWKLSGEELNKDITGLSVLGKTTESYNIERTIFSQTFIAPRDYFWPIGDNEIRKNPKLVENPGW from the coding sequence ATGAATAAGAAAAAAATACTTGCACTAGCTGTCGTTTTCACAGTCTTGTGTAGCATAACATCCTGCAAAAAGTATCTGGACATTGTTCCAGACAACGTTGCTGTGATCGAAAATGCATTCAAACTTCGTATCGAAGCTGAAAAATATCTCTTTACCTGTTATTCTTACTTACCCAAAAATGGAGATGGCTGGTTCAATGCCGGAATGATGTCTGGTGATGAAATCTGGTTGCCTCAAGCAGACCGCGCACATTGGCATCCAGCCTTTCAGATAGCCCAAGGAGAGCAAAATAGAAGCAGGCCCTTATTTAATGAATGGGGTGGAGACTTAAAAGGAGGGGATGGAAGATATAATTACCTCATGATGTTCAGGGCCATTCGCCATTGCAACATCTTTCTTCAAAACATCAAAGACCCAACAAAAGCGCCTGATCTGGGAATAGCTGAACGGGAAAGATGGATAGGAGAAGTAGAGTTTTTGAAAGCCTATTATCACTATTACCTGATGAGGATGTATGGCCCTATACCGCTTATTGATATAAATGCACCAGAATCTTCAGATCCTGAAGGGCTTTATTATAAACGCGCCCCAATAGATGAGACTGTAAATTATCTATCTGCACTTTTAGATGCGGCAACTGAAAAGCTACCACAACGAATTTCTGATGAGAATAAAGAGTTGGGTAGAATAACCAAACCCATTGCTCTTGCTGTTAAGGCAAAACTTCTTTTGATGGCAGCAAGTCCGCTATTTAATGGGAATTCGGATTATGCAGGCTTTAAGGATAAAGATAATACGACATTTTTCAATCCGGTATTCGATCTTAAAAAATGGGAAAAGGCAAGGGATGCAGCCAAAGCAGCAATAGCGTCTGCGGAGCTAAATGGCAGTGCCCTTTATACTTATACTAATGATTCATATGGCTTAAGCCCAGAAACAAAAACTCAATTGAACATCCGCAATTCGGTAACCACCAGATGGAGTGCTGAGCACGTTTGGGCACTTTCAAACAGTTATTTTGTGAATGAGGCTCTTTGTATGCCACCAATGGCAGGCATCGCAAATGTAGATAGGTTCCAGTTACAAGGTGTTTGGGGAGCTCCGTTGAAAATTGCGAAAATGTTCTACAGCAAAAACGGTGTACCTATTGATGAAGATAAAACGCTGGATTTTGCTAATTATATGCAAACCAGAGTAGCAACTACCGCTGAACGTTTTACAATTGAACCTGGATTTGCAACCGCAAGACTTAATTATGACCGTGAACCAAGGTTTTATGCTGATCTGGGCTTCGATGGAAGCAAATGGTACATGAAGGATGCCACCAGCACAAGTAGCGACATAAACTCGGTATACGTCCAATCAAAAAATGCAGAACGATCTGGATTTGGTCATTTTACCAATTGGAATGAGACTGGTTATTTTATTAAAAAACTCGTTCATTGGGAGTCAACTACGAACACCAACAATGCCCCAAGTTGGAAGACCTATCCTTGGCCGGAAATAAGACTGGCTGATCTCTATTTGATGTACGCTGAGACTTTGAATGAAGTGGAACCCGGTTCAGCTACTGCAATCAGCTATGTGGACCGCGTGAGAACCAGGGCAGGATTAAAAGGTGTCGTAGAATCATGGACAAATTATTCCAAGAGCCCATCTAAGTATACCAGCCAGGCTGGGCTTCGAGAAATTATCCGTAGAGAACGCCTGATCGAACTGGCCTTCGAAGGTCAGCGGTTTTGGGATCTCCGTAGATGGAAACTATCTGGCGAGGAGCTAAATAAAGATATCACCGGACTAAGTGTTTTGGGTAAGACAACTGAGAGTTATAACATCGAACGGACTATTTTCAGCCAAACATTTATAGCGCCCAGGGATTATTTTTGGCCGATTGGAGACAATGAAATCAGAAAGAACCCAAAACTGGTAGAGAACCCTGGATGGTAG
- a CDS encoding DUF4998 domain-containing protein: MKNKIKKTILMSFVAALLFGCSKSDDYKKYLEGGDILYSGKLDSVKINPGNNRVQLTGLLKADPKINKIKIFWNDKKDSIEYPVNMNTDPRRFTKIFNVEEGIRSFLVYTFDVDGNRSIAVNAVGRVYGPRYAASLNNRVIGSATQVNGETVIDWLTIDLSAGPFATEIQYISTTGLKTLRVPIATERTKLNDLASTASTISTRTLYLPTKSSIDTFYTEFAQVGVLKDVTAQYMSNTNIPFTTSVKGDRWGIPTGWTTNDAVRNFRQAAGVFYGGVDAWFGGPQLAMEAGWSADNMATITDGKIYQSPILPAGLYTLEIDIPDCTAGGDFYTVAAEGDGIPNTGNIASSLAYAKTNAKGTHKITFTLTTEKKVSLGFVGNVQNKGAGDGTFWRISQVRLKYLPKTN; encoded by the coding sequence ATGAAAAATAAAATAAAGAAAACCATCCTCATGTCTTTCGTGGCAGCACTGCTGTTTGGTTGCTCTAAGTCAGACGATTATAAAAAATATCTGGAAGGAGGGGATATCCTTTACTCGGGTAAGTTGGATTCTGTTAAAATTAACCCGGGCAACAATCGTGTACAGTTAACCGGTCTTTTAAAAGCCGATCCAAAAATCAATAAGATTAAAATCTTTTGGAATGATAAAAAAGATTCAATTGAGTATCCCGTAAATATGAATACAGATCCCAGGAGATTCACCAAAATATTTAATGTGGAAGAAGGGATACGAAGTTTTTTAGTGTATACTTTCGATGTTGATGGAAATCGATCCATTGCTGTTAATGCAGTAGGGAGGGTTTATGGCCCACGTTACGCTGCATCTTTGAACAATCGGGTAATTGGCAGCGCAACCCAAGTTAATGGCGAAACTGTTATCGATTGGCTAACCATTGATCTCTCGGCTGGGCCTTTCGCTACCGAAATCCAGTATATTTCTACAACCGGATTAAAAACGCTAAGAGTGCCAATAGCCACAGAACGCACCAAATTGAACGACCTTGCAAGCACAGCATCTACAATTAGTACCAGGACACTTTATCTGCCTACTAAATCAAGTATAGACACTTTTTACACGGAGTTTGCTCAGGTTGGTGTTTTAAAGGATGTTACTGCTCAATACATGTCAAACACCAACATACCCTTTACAACCAGCGTGAAGGGAGACAGATGGGGGATTCCAACTGGTTGGACAACCAATGATGCTGTGCGGAATTTCAGGCAGGCAGCTGGTGTATTTTACGGTGGGGTAGATGCTTGGTTTGGCGGCCCTCAACTGGCCATGGAAGCAGGATGGTCAGCAGATAATATGGCTACAATTACTGATGGCAAAATTTATCAAAGTCCTATTTTACCTGCTGGGCTATATACCCTCGAAATAGATATCCCTGATTGTACCGCAGGGGGAGACTTCTATACTGTGGCGGCCGAAGGAGATGGCATACCCAATACGGGCAACATCGCATCTTCATTGGCGTATGCCAAGACGAATGCAAAAGGTACACATAAGATTACCTTTACATTGACTACCGAAAAGAAGGTGTCGCTAGGTTTTGTTGGCAATGTTCAAAATAAAGGAGCTGGAGATGGTACATTCTGGAGAATTAGCCAGGTACGACTGAAATATTTGCCCAAAACCAATTAA
- a CDS encoding alpha/beta hydrolase, whose product MKNSFLITACLFLFSHVLSAAEVDTALTYSKSMNKNIKAVVIKPDSYKTGKTFPVVYLLHGAGGNYAEWARKVPAIKNLVDQYQFIVVCPDGNVTSWYFDSPVDAKWKYETYVAKELVSYIDEHYKTIAEKRGRGITGLSMGGHGALYLAIKHQDVYGAVGSMSGGVDIKPFPNGWDISKRLGTQDEFPERWKQNSVIDMIYLIKPGSLAIAFECGVDDFFYKMNVRLHDELLYNNIPHDFTTRPGVHNWDYWANAIKFQSVFFDNYFNRKP is encoded by the coding sequence ATGAAAAATAGCTTTTTAATAACCGCCTGTTTGTTTTTGTTTAGCCATGTTTTAAGCGCTGCTGAAGTAGATACCGCTTTAACCTATAGTAAATCGATGAACAAAAATATTAAAGCAGTGGTAATTAAGCCCGATAGCTATAAAACTGGAAAAACTTTTCCGGTGGTTTACCTACTCCACGGCGCAGGAGGTAACTATGCAGAATGGGCCAGAAAAGTACCGGCGATTAAAAACCTTGTCGATCAATATCAATTTATTGTGGTATGCCCTGATGGTAATGTAACCAGCTGGTATTTCGATAGTCCGGTAGATGCTAAATGGAAATATGAAACCTATGTGGCTAAAGAGTTGGTGAGCTATATTGATGAACATTATAAAACGATTGCTGAAAAAAGGGGGAGAGGTATTACGGGTTTGAGTATGGGCGGCCATGGTGCATTATACCTGGCTATTAAACACCAGGATGTGTATGGGGCTGTAGGCAGCATGAGTGGCGGTGTAGACATTAAACCTTTTCCGAACGGCTGGGATATCTCAAAAAGATTAGGTACACAGGACGAATTTCCGGAGCGCTGGAAACAGAACAGTGTAATTGATATGATTTACCTGATTAAACCCGGATCGCTGGCCATTGCTTTTGAATGTGGCGTAGACGACTTTTTCTATAAAATGAATGTACGCCTGCATGATGAGCTGTTGTATAACAATATTCCGCACGATTTTACCACCAGGCCCGGTGTACACAACTGGGATTATTGGGCGAATGCCATTAAGTTTCAAAGCGTTTTTTTTGATAATTATTTTAACCGTAAACCTTAG
- a CDS encoding SRPBCC family protein — MENKTSITVETTVNAPIEKVWEFWNNPDHITKWAFASPDWHTPYSENDLKVGGKFKSTMAAKDGSMSFDFGGTYTTVDQHKKIEYTMDDGRTVSIIFDALSEQTRITETFDAESTNPIEMQRGGWQAILDNFKSYTEES, encoded by the coding sequence ATGGAAAATAAAACATCAATCACCGTAGAAACAACAGTAAATGCACCAATAGAAAAAGTTTGGGAATTTTGGAATAACCCAGACCATATTACAAAATGGGCATTTGCCTCACCAGATTGGCATACCCCTTATTCAGAAAACGATTTAAAAGTTGGTGGTAAATTTAAAAGCACCATGGCTGCAAAAGATGGCAGTATGAGTTTTGATTTCGGCGGAACCTATACCACGGTTGATCAGCATAAAAAAATCGAATATACCATGGACGATGGCAGAACAGTAAGCATTATTTTTGATGCACTGAGCGAACAAACCAGGATAACTGAAACTTTCGATGCAGAATCGACCAACCCAATCGAAATGCAACGTGGTGGATGGCAGGCCATTCTGGATAATTTTAAAAGTTATACAGAGGAATCATAA
- a CDS encoding SusC/RagA family TonB-linked outer membrane protein, translating to MKKIKSGFNSRGLAKYMMLFLTFLSINTMAQNSITVKGIVRDTTSGLPGAVIKIVGAANQGIATDNFGRFEIKAAKSATLAITCIGFKPRQISLASKSVDAGNVITLDIKLESATTELQEVAVTGFGNTQKKASMVSSITTVNVKDLKTPSSNLTNALAGRIAGVIAFQNSGEPGMGTDNSTFYIRGLSTFGSGKRDPLILIDGVESSATDMARLQPDDISDFSVLKDAAASSVYGARGANGVVLINTKLGMNAKPQFNFRVENRISRNTRDYEFADNITYMKMANEASITRTPNGIEPYSQNKINSTAAGEDPYLYPNNNWLDQLIKKQTVNQGYNLNISGGTNRARYYIAGTLNQDNGNLRVNPINNFNNNIRLNNYSIRTNIDLDLTKSTVLVIRMYGQFDDYQGPIGGFDGSRRISGGEQTFRNALNANPVMFPAVYPSGKLPFIEHPLFGSAQTRNTDLSLSSTLYTNPYAEMVKGYQVYKTSNLQPQLELKQDLAALTTGLSARAMGYLRRTSFYRVNRNYDPFFYSAVINAQDQSYNLTALNDGGQNSIGTVGTEVLNFTRDAKDIDSRMWLEGSVNYNRTFNNKHAVGGMLVSYLSNYENANVDELVQSLPSRNAGISGRFSYGYDDRYLAEFNFGYNGSERFDTRNRWGFFPSVGVGYRISNEKFFAPLRGVISNLKFRATYGVAGNDAIGNVNDRFFYMSRVSLNDNGYGASFGRNDGAPLYSRPGVSISRYANADISWERSTQLNIGMDLTVGKGIDVVVDVYKQKRTNILQPVANIDNAAGLMATTFSNFGEGTSKGVDMSGSYRANISRDFSINARGTFTYATTKIGKIDELPYPASLSYLSRKGAAFNQAYGYIAERLFIDDEEVANSPVQFGDRGLRAGDIKYRDINGDGVINTDDQVALGYPTEPEITYGFGSSFRYKKFDFSFYFQGSARFSFFINSNQIQPFYQNGGYQTGLLKAVADNYWTETNPNLYAFWPRLSTWRVPSNNVTSTWWMRNGNFLRLKNVEFGYTSEIKKLNVRSIRFYLSATNLFILSKFKMWDAEMRGNGMNYPLQSLYNLGLQVSL from the coding sequence ATGAAGAAAATTAAATCCGGTTTTAACAGTAGGGGATTAGCAAAATACATGATGCTTTTTCTCACCTTTTTAAGTATTAATACCATGGCCCAGAATTCAATAACGGTTAAGGGTATTGTTAGAGATACGACAAGCGGACTCCCCGGTGCCGTGATCAAAATTGTAGGGGCTGCGAATCAAGGAATCGCTACAGACAATTTTGGCCGATTCGAAATTAAGGCTGCGAAGTCGGCTACGCTCGCCATTACCTGTATAGGATTCAAGCCAAGGCAAATTTCACTTGCTTCAAAATCAGTCGATGCAGGCAATGTGATTACTTTGGACATCAAGCTTGAAAGTGCTACCACTGAGTTACAGGAAGTTGCAGTAACCGGATTTGGTAATACCCAAAAAAAAGCGAGTATGGTTAGTTCAATCACAACGGTAAATGTGAAGGATTTAAAAACCCCTTCATCGAACTTGACTAATGCTCTTGCCGGGCGTATTGCCGGCGTGATTGCTTTCCAGAATAGTGGCGAGCCGGGAATGGGCACTGATAACTCGACCTTCTATATCCGGGGTTTATCTACGTTTGGCTCAGGCAAAAGAGATCCGCTCATTTTAATTGATGGGGTGGAATCATCGGCTACCGATATGGCACGCCTACAGCCAGATGATATCTCAGATTTCTCAGTACTGAAAGATGCTGCGGCCTCGTCAGTTTACGGTGCAAGAGGAGCAAATGGGGTTGTCCTTATTAATACCAAATTGGGAATGAACGCAAAGCCCCAGTTTAATTTCAGGGTAGAGAATAGAATATCAAGGAATACCCGGGATTATGAGTTTGCAGACAATATCACCTATATGAAAATGGCAAATGAAGCTTCAATAACACGTACGCCAAATGGAATTGAGCCCTATTCCCAAAATAAAATTAACAGTACAGCAGCCGGTGAAGATCCATATCTGTACCCGAATAATAACTGGTTAGATCAGCTTATCAAAAAGCAAACGGTTAACCAGGGCTACAACTTGAATATATCAGGTGGCACTAACCGTGCCAGGTACTACATTGCTGGTACCTTAAACCAGGATAACGGTAATTTAAGAGTGAACCCGATTAATAATTTTAATAATAATATTCGCCTGAACAACTATTCAATTAGGACGAATATAGATCTTGATCTCACCAAATCAACCGTATTAGTTATTCGTATGTATGGCCAGTTTGATGACTATCAGGGGCCGATCGGTGGGTTTGATGGTTCAAGGCGTATCTCTGGCGGTGAGCAAACTTTTAGAAATGCATTAAACGCAAATCCGGTCATGTTCCCGGCTGTGTATCCATCAGGCAAATTGCCTTTCATTGAGCATCCACTTTTTGGTTCTGCTCAGACACGTAATACCGACCTGAGCCTAAGTTCTACCTTGTATACCAATCCTTATGCGGAGATGGTAAAAGGATATCAGGTTTATAAAACCTCGAACCTACAGCCTCAGCTGGAATTAAAACAGGACTTGGCGGCTTTAACAACGGGCTTAAGTGCACGGGCAATGGGGTATTTACGGAGAACTTCCTTTTACAGGGTAAATAGAAATTACGATCCATTTTTTTATTCTGCAGTGATTAATGCTCAGGATCAATCCTATAATTTAACCGCATTAAACGATGGTGGACAAAATTCGATAGGTACCGTTGGAACAGAAGTACTAAATTTTACCAGAGATGCAAAAGATATTGACTCAAGGATGTGGCTGGAAGGTTCGGTTAATTATAACAGGACTTTTAACAATAAACATGCGGTTGGGGGGATGCTTGTTTCTTATCTTTCAAATTATGAAAATGCCAATGTTGACGAGCTGGTTCAGTCTTTACCTTCGAGAAATGCAGGTATTTCAGGAAGGTTCTCTTATGGGTACGATGATAGATATCTTGCGGAATTTAACTTCGGTTATAATGGATCTGAGCGTTTTGATACGCGTAACCGATGGGGTTTCTTTCCTTCGGTCGGTGTTGGCTACAGGATTTCGAATGAAAAGTTTTTCGCACCGCTGAGGGGTGTGATCTCTAATCTTAAATTTAGGGCTACATATGGTGTTGCAGGAAATGATGCCATTGGAAACGTAAATGACCGTTTCTTTTATATGTCGCGGGTAAGTTTAAACGACAATGGTTATGGCGCCTCTTTTGGCAGAAACGATGGAGCCCCATTATATAGCCGTCCTGGTGTTTCCATCTCCAGATATGCGAATGCTGATATTTCCTGGGAGAGATCGACGCAGTTGAATATTGGAATGGATTTGACCGTAGGAAAAGGAATTGATGTAGTTGTGGATGTTTACAAGCAAAAACGAACTAACATTTTGCAGCCTGTTGCAAATATTGATAATGCAGCAGGCCTGATGGCAACAACTTTTTCTAATTTTGGAGAAGGTACATCAAAAGGTGTAGATATGTCTGGAAGCTATAGGGCAAATATTTCCCGTGATTTTTCGATCAATGCCAGGGGTACTTTTACTTATGCTACAACTAAGATCGGTAAGATTGATGAACTTCCTTACCCCGCATCACTATCTTATTTATCCAGAAAAGGAGCCGCATTTAATCAAGCCTATGGATATATTGCTGAACGGCTGTTTATTGACGATGAAGAAGTCGCTAATTCACCCGTTCAGTTTGGCGATCGTGGTCTCAGGGCAGGTGATATTAAATATAGGGATATAAATGGCGATGGGGTTATCAATACTGATGATCAGGTTGCACTTGGTTACCCTACAGAACCAGAAATTACTTATGGTTTCGGATCAAGTTTTAGGTATAAGAAATTTGATTTTAGTTTTTATTTCCAGGGATCGGCTCGCTTTTCGTTTTTCATAAACTCGAACCAAATTCAGCCATTTTATCAAAATGGTGGTTATCAGACAGGTTTGCTAAAGGCAGTTGCGGATAATTATTGGACGGAGACAAATCCTAATCTTTATGCCTTTTGGCCAAGATTAAGCACCTGGAGGGTGCCGAGCAATAACGTCACATCAACCTGGTGGATGAGGAATGGCAATTTCCTTAGGTTAAAAAATGTGGAATTTGGATATACCTCAGAGATTAAAAAACTGAATGTGAGAAGTATCCGCTTTTATTTGTCGGCAACTAACCTTTTCATATTAAGCAAGTTCAAAATGTGGGATGCAGAAATGCGTGGTAATGGAATGAATTATCCGCTCCAATCGCTTTATAACCTAGGCTTACAGGTGAGTTTATAA